The proteins below are encoded in one region of Roseovarius bejariae:
- a CDS encoding TRAP transporter small permease translates to MRRALDMLYRAAGGLAALFIVAIVALVFAQVGLNLADKITAALTGTGLGVTIPSYADFTGFFLAASSFLALAYTLRKGGHIRVTLITQGLGQRANHVAEIVVTTLALGMAGFGTWYMVLLVLESHEFGDKSSGMVSVPLWIPQLPVALGLAVLTLALADELVSLLRGHPASWADKGETLLNE, encoded by the coding sequence ATGCGGCGCGCACTCGACATGCTCTATCGTGCGGCTGGCGGCCTTGCGGCGCTCTTTATCGTGGCGATCGTGGCCCTGGTCTTTGCACAGGTCGGCCTCAATCTCGCGGACAAGATCACCGCCGCCCTCACCGGCACCGGCCTCGGCGTGACGATCCCCTCCTACGCCGATTTCACCGGCTTTTTCCTCGCCGCCTCCAGCTTCCTTGCGCTGGCCTATACCCTGCGCAAGGGCGGCCATATCCGCGTCACGCTCATCACCCAGGGGCTCGGCCAACGCGCCAACCACGTGGCCGAGATCGTGGTCACCACGCTGGCCCTCGGCATGGCCGGTTTCGGGACATGGTACATGGTGCTGCTGGTGCTGGAATCGCATGAATTCGGCGACAAAAGTTCCGGCATGGTCTCGGTCCCTCTGTGGATTCCGCAACTTCCCGTGGCCCTTGGCCTCGCGGTGCTCACCCTCGCCCTCGCCGATGAACTTGTCAGCCTCCTGCGCGGCCACCCGGCCAGCTGGGCGGACAAGGGCGAAACCCTTCTGAACGAGTGA
- a CDS encoding Hpt domain-containing protein has protein sequence MTRTLAQTPDRQSQNGANFEQALLTLRNNFCDGLDERICRIETAWVSAKNGSMDMGDALSVVEFEAHRISGVAGSLGLKRLGTQAHELEARIMATSKSALQEHDLAELDTRINGFLDRLEQELNEE, from the coding sequence ATGACTCGGACACTCGCCCAAACCCCCGACCGGCAATCGCAAAACGGCGCCAATTTCGAACAGGCACTTCTGACCCTTCGAAATAACTTTTGCGATGGGCTGGACGAACGCATCTGCCGCATTGAAACGGCATGGGTCTCGGCCAAAAACGGCAGCATGGATATGGGCGACGCCCTTTCCGTTGTCGAGTTTGAAGCCCACCGGATCAGCGGCGTCGCCGGAAGCCTCGGCCTCAAACGCCTGGGCACGCAGGCACATGAATTGGAAGCGCGGATCATGGCGACATCCAAAAGCGCGTTGCAAGAACATGATCTGGCCGAGCTCGACACCCGGATAAACGGGTTTCTTGACCGCCTTGAGCAGGAACTGAACGAAGAATAG
- a CDS encoding FAD-dependent oxidoreductase, which translates to MTCFTVIGAGVAGLAVATELVGRGAEVQVYDPSGPPGPHGCSWWAGGMLAPWCEYENAEEPVLRLGQEAIGWWADKTEVAHRGTLVVAARRDIPDMRRFARRTEAFREVGPELAELEPDLPGFSRGLFFEGEAHLDPRKALQDLYKGLQAKGVPFHRKPAPPRLKNAIDCRGLHARDILHDLRGVKGEMLVIRCPDVNLSRPVRLLHPRIPLYIVPRGDGIYMLGATMIESEDSSRITARSMLELLSAAYALNPAFGEAEVLEIGVDLRPAFPDNLPRIRRLGHTIYANGLYRHGYLLAPALARGVADLALNNRHSEMVDEDRS; encoded by the coding sequence ATGACCTGTTTTACCGTTATCGGCGCCGGGGTGGCGGGGCTTGCCGTTGCCACCGAACTGGTCGGGCGCGGGGCAGAGGTGCAGGTTTACGACCCCTCCGGCCCGCCGGGTCCGCATGGCTGTTCATGGTGGGCCGGGGGCATGTTGGCCCCGTGGTGCGAATATGAAAACGCAGAAGAGCCGGTTTTGCGCCTTGGGCAGGAGGCCATTGGCTGGTGGGCGGACAAGACCGAGGTGGCGCATCGCGGAACGCTCGTGGTGGCCGCGCGCCGGGACATCCCGGATATGCGCCGGTTTGCCCGGCGCACGGAGGCGTTCCGCGAGGTCGGCCCGGAGTTGGCCGAGCTTGAACCCGATCTGCCCGGATTTTCCAGGGGCCTGTTTTTCGAGGGGGAGGCGCATCTGGACCCGCGCAAGGCATTGCAGGACCTTTACAAGGGACTGCAGGCCAAGGGGGTGCCGTTTCACAGGAAGCCGGCGCCGCCACGCCTGAAAAATGCCATTGATTGCAGGGGGTTACATGCCCGCGACATCCTGCATGATCTGCGTGGGGTGAAGGGCGAGATGCTGGTTATTCGCTGCCCGGATGTGAACCTGTCGCGGCCCGTGCGCCTGCTGCATCCGCGTATCCCGCTTTATATCGTGCCGCGCGGCGACGGGATTTACATGCTGGGCGCGACGATGATCGAAAGCGAGGACAGCAGCCGGATCACCGCGCGGTCCATGCTGGAACTGCTCAGCGCGGCTTATGCGCTCAACCCTGCCTTCGGCGAGGCGGAGGTTCTGGAAATCGGCGTCGATCTGCGCCCGGCGTTTCCCGACAACCTGCCGCGTATTCGCAGGCTGGGACATACGATTTATGCCAACGGGCTGTATCGGCACGGGTATCTTCTGGCGCCTGCGCTGGCGCGGGGGGTGGCCGATCTGGCCCTGAACAACAGACATTCGGAGATGGTCGATGAAGATCGTAGTTAA
- a CDS encoding TRAP transporter substrate-binding protein, producing the protein MFMSRLLGGAAVAIAALSIPASAETWDMPTPYPDATFHTKNIHEFAKDIEEATGGDLSIKVHSAGSLFKHPEISKAVRSGQVPAGEFFLSLLANDNPVFGADSLPFLATSYDEAMKLWDAQEEVITGLLDEQGLMPLYAVPWPPQGLYTTKEIASVDDLAGLKFRTYNATLEQFANLAGAAPTQVEVPDIPQAFSTGRVEAMITSPSTGVNSKAWDFLSHYTDIQAWIPKNIVVVNKRAFRRLDEDTQQAVLDAAAKAETRGWEMSKAESAEMVEVLKENGITVVDPSDDLMTGLREIGAQMLESWKEDAGDTGQQLLDAYQG; encoded by the coding sequence ATGTTTATGTCACGACTTCTTGGCGGGGCCGCCGTTGCCATCGCCGCGCTCAGCATTCCGGCCAGTGCCGAAACATGGGATATGCCCACGCCATACCCCGACGCCACCTTCCACACCAAGAACATCCACGAGTTCGCCAAGGACATCGAAGAGGCCACCGGCGGCGATCTGTCGATCAAGGTCCACTCGGCGGGGTCGCTCTTCAAACACCCCGAAATCAGCAAGGCGGTCCGCAGCGGGCAGGTCCCCGCGGGCGAATTCTTCCTGTCGCTTCTGGCCAACGACAACCCGGTCTTCGGTGCCGACTCCCTGCCCTTCCTCGCCACCAGCTATGACGAGGCGATGAAGCTCTGGGACGCGCAGGAAGAGGTCATCACCGGCCTGCTCGACGAACAGGGCCTGATGCCGCTCTACGCCGTGCCGTGGCCGCCGCAGGGGCTCTATACCACCAAGGAAATCGCCTCGGTCGATGACCTCGCGGGCCTGAAATTCCGCACCTACAACGCCACACTGGAACAGTTCGCCAACCTCGCGGGCGCGGCCCCGACACAGGTCGAAGTGCCCGACATCCCGCAGGCCTTCAGCACCGGCCGCGTCGAGGCGATGATCACCTCGCCCTCCACCGGCGTGAACTCCAAGGCATGGGATTTCCTGTCGCATTACACCGACATCCAGGCCTGGATTCCGAAAAACATCGTCGTGGTGAACAAGCGCGCCTTCCGTCGCCTTGACGAGGACACCCAACAGGCCGTCCTCGATGCCGCCGCCAAGGCCGAAACCCGCGGCTGGGAGATGAGCAAGGCGGAATCCGCCGAAATGGTCGAGGTCCTCAAGGAAAACGGCATCACCGTGGTTGACCCCTCCGATGACCTGATGACCGGCCTGCGCGAAATCGGCGCGCAAATGCTGGAAAGCTGGAAAGAAGACGCCGGCGACACCGGCCAGCAGCTTCTCGACGCCTACCAGGGCTAA
- a CDS encoding thiazole synthase, with amino-acid sequence MKTFYGTELPNPLMLGTAQYPSPAILEQAFRESGAGVATVSLRREGAGGAGQAFWQVIQDLGVLILPNTAGCHTVKEAVTTAQMAREVFGTKWIKLELIGHTDSLQPDVFQLVEAARILTDEGFEVFPYTTEDLIVAERLLGAGCEVLMPWGAPIGSGRGLTNEYALRAMRAEFPDVPLVVDAGIGLPSHAARAMELGFDAVLLNTAVARAGDPAAMARAMMGAIQAGKLAHEADPIEARDMAEASTPVIGKAFLS; translated from the coding sequence ATGAAGACGTTTTATGGGACCGAATTGCCCAATCCTTTGATGCTGGGCACGGCGCAGTATCCAAGCCCGGCCATCCTTGAACAGGCGTTCAGGGAAAGTGGCGCGGGGGTCGCCACGGTTTCCTTGCGCCGGGAAGGCGCCGGGGGCGCGGGACAGGCCTTTTGGCAGGTGATTCAGGACCTTGGTGTTCTGATCCTGCCCAACACCGCCGGGTGCCATACGGTCAAGGAGGCGGTGACGACGGCCCAGATGGCGCGCGAGGTCTTTGGGACCAAGTGGATCAAGCTGGAACTGATCGGCCACACCGATAGCTTGCAGCCAGATGTGTTCCAACTGGTCGAGGCGGCCCGCATCCTGACCGACGAGGGGTTCGAGGTGTTCCCCTATACCACCGAGGACCTGATCGTGGCCGAGCGCCTGTTGGGCGCGGGTTGCGAGGTGTTGATGCCATGGGGCGCGCCGATCGGGTCGGGGCGGGGCCTGACCAATGAATATGCCCTGCGCGCGATGCGGGCGGAGTTCCCCGATGTTCCCTTGGTCGTCGATGCGGGGATCGGTTTGCCCAGCCATGCCGCACGGGCGATGGAGCTGGGCTTTGACGCGGTGCTGCTGAATACCGCCGTGGCGCGGGCCGGGGACCCGGCGGCGATGGCGCGGGCGATGATGGGGGCGATTCAGGCCGGGAAACTGGCGCATGAGGCCGACCCCATCGAGGCGCGGGACATGGCCGAAGCCTCGACCCCGGTGATCGGAAAGGCCTTTTTGTCATGA
- a CDS encoding PAS domain-containing sensor histidine kinase, translated as MHQDANRQSHLQIAASPSLPETEDLSFLETVLEDLQDEVYVYACDTMRFRYLNGAARQRLGWTMEQARDKCIHDTVATFDTDAFHRKTAPLLDGRQDMLIVELTFPSGPIEVSTKLLKTKGEGNFFLSVVRDLSRRKTLENAKLQTVSTVSHELRTPLTSIHGALRLLQAGAVANLDENARCIVDIASRNTDRLLSIVNDILDFEKIKGNKMDFSIAEMDILQCLHDTLELVSGIAAENDVTLDVETHLDSATVLGNPDRVAQVITNFASNAIKYSPKGGTVTFGVTPKDGSILFSVSDEGPGIAKDHQTMLFKPFSQARAGDGSKRPGTGLGLAIVAAILHRLEYPVDCASEVGQGSTFSFRIPEHRVVQTDAPRTKTTGAA; from the coding sequence ATGCATCAAGACGCAAACAGACAAAGCCACTTGCAGATCGCGGCAAGCCCATCCTTGCCCGAAACGGAAGACCTGTCTTTCCTCGAAACCGTGCTCGAAGATTTGCAGGACGAGGTTTACGTTTATGCCTGTGACACGATGCGCTTTCGCTACTTGAACGGGGCGGCGCGCCAGCGCCTCGGCTGGACCATGGAACAGGCGCGTGACAAGTGCATCCATGACACCGTCGCCACCTTCGACACCGACGCCTTTCACCGCAAAACCGCCCCCCTGCTGGACGGTCGGCAGGATATGCTCATCGTCGAACTGACCTTCCCCAGCGGCCCGATCGAAGTTTCGACAAAACTTCTCAAAACGAAGGGCGAGGGCAACTTCTTCCTCTCGGTCGTGCGCGACCTGTCCCGCCGCAAGACCCTCGAAAACGCCAAGCTGCAAACCGTCTCGACAGTCAGTCACGAATTGCGCACCCCACTGACCTCAATCCACGGCGCGCTGCGCCTGTTGCAGGCCGGGGCGGTGGCCAACCTTGATGAAAATGCGCGCTGCATCGTCGATATCGCCTCGCGCAATACCGACCGGCTTTTGTCCATCGTGAACGACATTCTCGACTTCGAGAAGATCAAGGGCAACAAGATGGATTTCTCGATTGCCGAGATGGACATCCTTCAGTGCCTGCACGACACCCTTGAGCTGGTCTCGGGGATCGCCGCCGAAAACGATGTCACGCTTGACGTGGAAACCCATCTGGACAGTGCCACGGTCCTTGGAAATCCCGACCGCGTGGCGCAGGTCATCACCAACTTCGCCTCCAATGCCATCAAGTATTCTCCCAAGGGCGGCACCGTAACATTCGGGGTCACGCCCAAAGACGGCAGCATTCTGTTTTCCGTCTCTGACGAGGGGCCCGGAATCGCGAAAGATCATCAGACCATGCTGTTCAAACCCTTTTCACAGGCCCGCGCCGGGGACGGTAGCAAAAGGCCGGGCACCGGCCTTGGCCTTGCGATCGTGGCGGCAATCCTGCATCGTCTTGAATATCCGGTCGATTGCGCATCCGAAGTGGGCCAAGGCAGCACGTTTTCATTCCGAATCCCCGAACATCGCGTCGTGCAGACCGATGCCCCGCGGACAAAAACCACCGGAGCGGCATGA
- a CDS encoding winged helix DNA-binding protein, whose amino-acid sequence MVQPQSDNRRIVSSRHLAEGEGWEMSEFEFGLIIAFNAFSRWMTRCMAAAGQADLNPLDILILHNTNHRNRDKRLSDICFLLNIEDTHTVNYALRKLSKAGLIVSEKRGKEVFYRTSQEGAALCEAYRDVRRQCLLDVSGGTGVSGEELREFARTLRALSGQYDQASRAAASL is encoded by the coding sequence ATGGTTCAACCCCAATCCGACAACCGCCGTATTGTATCATCCCGGCATCTTGCCGAGGGCGAGGGTTGGGAAATGTCGGAGTTCGAGTTTGGCCTGATTATCGCGTTCAATGCGTTTTCGCGGTGGATGACCCGCTGCATGGCGGCGGCGGGGCAGGCGGATCTGAACCCGCTGGATATCCTGATCTTGCACAACACGAATCATCGCAACCGGGACAAGCGGCTGTCGGATATTTGCTTTTTGCTCAATATCGAGGATACGCACACGGTGAATTACGCCTTGCGGAAATTGTCCAAGGCCGGGCTGATCGTTTCGGAGAAGCGCGGCAAGGAAGTGTTCTATCGAACTTCGCAGGAGGGGGCCGCGCTTTGTGAGGCCTATCGCGATGTGCGGCGACAGTGCCTTTTGGATGTCTCGGGTGGAACCGGCGTGTCAGGCGAGGAACTGCGCGAGTTTGCCCGGACCCTGCGGGCCCTTTCGGGGCAATACGATCAGGCCAGCCGCGCGGCAGCCTCCTTGTAA
- a CDS encoding response regulator: MPQDTLKTILHVDDDVDIRVIIQMALETVGSFEVHQFATGQEAVDAVETVQPQMLLLDMMMPDMSGEDVWRKISEQPAGGNLPTIFLTAKAEDSLSQELLRKGALAVITKPVDPMTLATRIEEIWAKAATA; this comes from the coding sequence GTGCCACAAGACACTTTGAAAACGATCCTCCATGTCGACGACGATGTCGATATCCGCGTCATTATCCAGATGGCCCTGGAAACCGTGGGGTCCTTCGAGGTGCACCAGTTCGCCACCGGACAAGAGGCCGTGGATGCCGTCGAAACCGTCCAGCCCCAGATGCTTTTGCTTGATATGATGATGCCCGACATGTCGGGCGAAGATGTCTGGCGCAAGATTTCCGAGCAACCCGCCGGAGGCAATCTGCCAACCATTTTCCTCACCGCCAAAGCCGAGGATTCCCTGTCTCAGGAATTGCTGCGCAAAGGTGCCCTGGCCGTCATCACCAAGCCGGTCGATCCCATGACCCTTGCCACCCGCATCGAAGAGATATGGGCCAAAGCCGCAACCGCGTGA
- a CDS encoding response regulator, whose translation MRVLAIDDEPTFCDLLQTRLAQLGISDVETAYTGQEALEKASDTDNPFDCFLVDIRMIPMDGIEIVRGIRAIPHHMSTPIIMISSLTDKASIDAAFMAGANDYITKPLDTVELKIRLEMANSILEERAQTRLLHEHLLGQEAALYAPMNFEDEIILEDVQSSISMMSMENFLLKQGNIRLRQSCAIGFHMLNAESYFRMMDPTYYAVLMGEVSLAVSRTLDFCPHMLVCPGKGDVVALLLDHPNPDAQSLERNFQEEMTKLRLRLANLDMTVPTVRMGAPTHVSLWRMQCPTTLISKARDAAGQPPRHNDEIFMRDSA comes from the coding sequence ATGCGCGTTCTTGCGATAGACGACGAACCGACATTTTGCGACCTGCTGCAAACACGGCTTGCACAACTCGGTATCTCAGATGTCGAAACCGCCTACACAGGGCAGGAGGCGCTTGAGAAAGCGTCTGACACCGACAATCCGTTCGATTGCTTCCTTGTCGACATCCGGATGATCCCGATGGATGGCATCGAGATCGTCCGGGGAATCCGCGCGATCCCGCACCACATGAGCACACCGATCATCATGATCTCGTCCCTGACCGACAAGGCCTCGATCGATGCGGCCTTCATGGCCGGTGCCAATGACTACATCACCAAGCCGCTTGATACGGTAGAGCTGAAAATCCGGCTCGAAATGGCGAATTCCATTCTGGAAGAACGTGCCCAGACACGCCTCCTGCACGAGCACCTTCTGGGACAGGAAGCGGCGCTCTACGCCCCCATGAATTTCGAAGACGAAATCATCCTGGAAGATGTCCAAAGTTCGATCAGCATGATGTCGATGGAAAATTTCCTGTTGAAACAGGGAAATATCCGCCTGCGCCAAAGCTGTGCCATCGGCTTTCACATGCTCAACGCCGAAAGCTATTTCCGCATGATGGACCCGACCTATTACGCGGTCCTGATGGGGGAAGTATCGCTGGCGGTCTCAAGAACTCTGGATTTTTGCCCCCATATGTTGGTCTGCCCCGGAAAAGGGGATGTCGTGGCGCTTCTGCTGGATCACCCCAATCCCGATGCCCAGAGCCTCGAACGCAACTTCCAAGAGGAAATGACCAAGCTCCGCTTGCGGTTGGCGAACCTCGACATGACCGTCCCGACCGTCAGGATGGGCGCCCCCACCCATGTCAGCCTGTGGCGTATGCAATGCCCGACGACCCTTATCAGCAAGGCGCGCGACGCGGCAGGTCAGCCGCCCCGACACAACGATGAAATCTTTATGCGAGACAGCGCATGA
- a CDS encoding TRAP transporter large permease yields MSIALLSIILLVLLFAFLGAGLWVAFALLGVGMAAMALYSGAPLGLVMATTLWGHGNSWALAALPLFIWMGEILFRSRLSDDMFAGLSPWLTRLPGQLLHVNVFACGIFAAVSGSSAATAATIGKLSIPELSERGYPEKMIIGTLAGSATLGLLIPPSIILIVYGVATEQSIARLFVAGVLPGVLLVGLFVGYVILWALLNRKRLPDETLHVGFAERLRQSRRLIPVVLLILGVIGSIYAGLASPTDAAAVGVVLALLLSWSSGSLTKKTFIDGLMGATVTSCMIAFILAGASFLTVAMGFTGIPRILAEWIGSLGLSTFTLLAALTVFFVIMGCFLDGISVVVLTASVIMPMVLEAGIDPLWFGIFLVIVVEMSQITPPVGFNLFVIQSLTGRDILFVAKAALPFFLLMVAALVLIAVFPGIVTYLPGQM; encoded by the coding sequence ATGTCCATTGCCCTTCTGTCCATCATCCTGCTTGTCCTGCTCTTCGCCTTTCTCGGCGCGGGACTTTGGGTGGCCTTCGCGCTTCTGGGCGTCGGCATGGCCGCCATGGCCCTCTACAGCGGCGCCCCCCTTGGCCTTGTCATGGCCACCACCCTTTGGGGGCATGGCAACTCATGGGCGCTTGCCGCCCTGCCGCTGTTCATCTGGATGGGTGAGATCCTGTTCCGCTCGCGCCTCTCGGACGATATGTTCGCGGGGCTCTCGCCATGGCTCACCCGCCTTCCAGGGCAACTGCTCCACGTCAATGTCTTTGCCTGCGGGATCTTCGCCGCCGTCTCCGGCTCCTCGGCGGCCACCGCCGCCACCATCGGCAAACTCTCGATCCCCGAACTGTCAGAGCGCGGCTACCCCGAGAAAATGATCATCGGCACGCTGGCCGGGTCGGCCACCCTCGGCCTGTTGATCCCGCCCTCGATCATCCTGATCGTCTATGGCGTGGCCACCGAACAATCCATCGCCCGGCTCTTCGTCGCGGGCGTCCTGCCGGGTGTGCTTCTGGTCGGGCTTTTCGTGGGCTACGTGATCCTCTGGGCGCTGCTCAACCGCAAGCGCCTTCCCGATGAAACGCTCCACGTCGGCTTTGCCGAGCGGCTCCGGCAATCCCGCCGCCTGATCCCGGTCGTCCTGCTTATCCTCGGCGTGATCGGCTCGATCTACGCAGGCCTCGCCTCGCCCACCGATGCCGCCGCCGTGGGCGTGGTGCTGGCCCTCCTCCTGTCCTGGAGCAGCGGCTCACTCACCAAGAAAACATTCATCGACGGGTTGATGGGCGCCACGGTCACCTCCTGCATGATCGCCTTCATCCTCGCCGGGGCCTCCTTCCTGACGGTGGCCATGGGCTTTACCGGCATCCCGCGCATCCTTGCCGAATGGATCGGCTCCCTCGGGCTGTCCACCTTCACGCTTCTGGCCGCGCTGACGGTGTTCTTCGTCATCATGGGCTGCTTTCTCGACGGTATCTCGGTCGTGGTCCTGACCGCCTCGGTGATCATGCCCATGGTGCTTGAGGCCGGGATCGACCCGCTCTGGTTCGGGATCTTCCTCGTGATCGTGGTCGAGATGTCGCAAATCACCCCGCCCGTGGGCTTCAACCTCTTCGTGATCCAGTCGCTCACCGGGCGCGACATCCTCTTCGTCGCCAAGGCCGCGCTGCCCTTCTTCCTGCTGATGGTCGCCGCCCTGGTCCTGATCGCGGTATTCCCCGGCATCGTCACCTACCTGCCGGGGCAGATGTAA
- the thiS gene encoding sulfur carrier protein ThiS — MKIVVNGDPREVTAATLSGLLAECGFSGRVATAVNEAFVPAGLREQHRLNEGDRVEIVAPMQGG; from the coding sequence ATGAAGATCGTAGTTAACGGAGACCCCCGCGAGGTCACCGCCGCCACCCTGTCGGGTTTGCTGGCGGAATGCGGCTTTTCCGGGCGGGTTGCAACGGCGGTGAACGAGGCGTTCGTTCCTGCGGGCCTGCGGGAGCAACACAGGTTGAACGAGGGTGACCGGGTCGAGATCGTCGCCCCGATGCAGGGGGGATAA
- a CDS encoding ATP-binding protein yields the protein MVGKPDRLNKVFKPRDFPIAVMIAVTLTILMTTITANKINAFLLRDARQEAVQDASREAEMIARSLQREIIKFEVIAHAIRSVIERHPNLNQQEYQQLVKPLVETSPSIINAARSDGFIVDRVYPFESNQAAIGLDYRDIPDQFPAVNEVLRSGDTKLLGPIDLVQGGTAFIQRSPYYAEEDQNNGGPATGIISLIIDRDRLIAQTMQNHGPGHMDIALRKLNERARPAGLLYGDPTVFNLHPVLRNLPTDTGTWQIGLRPSTGWPQEPGASLAVWVATALAYGLLGFLLLALWTMYRSKSITENQLRSAINSIEDGFALYDKHDRLVFANDKYRSYYTLSGDAIYPGNTFENILRTGLEEGQYDEAIGREEEWLQERLAAHRNPCEPVEQKLADGRWLQIAETRSPEGNTAGFRVDVTELKLAREKAEAANRAKTDFLNIISHELRTPLTSVIGYARFLENLSVLPAFKKVQDSIAKGHEADAQKRALTELHNEIANMSNRIASSSDHLLGLINDILDRAQFEAETIHLYTAQCNLRDIVKSVTKTLELKAAEKGLTLESDVSDVILLADAKRLRQALINVIGNAIKFTETGGVYISSEQDENQIRLTIRDTGCGIGAKDHEDIFDQFVQVDTSVTRRNSGAGLGLAITREIINLHGGDITVDSELGNGSTFTITLPVRLCKLGYAA from the coding sequence GTGGTTGGAAAACCTGACAGGCTGAACAAAGTCTTCAAACCGCGCGATTTCCCCATCGCGGTCATGATCGCGGTCACGTTGACCATTCTCATGACCACCATAACCGCGAACAAGATCAATGCTTTTCTGCTGAGAGACGCACGCCAGGAAGCCGTGCAAGACGCCAGCCGCGAAGCCGAGATGATTGCGCGCTCCCTGCAACGGGAAATCATAAAATTCGAGGTCATCGCGCACGCGATACGATCCGTCATCGAACGGCACCCGAACCTGAACCAACAGGAATACCAACAACTTGTGAAGCCCTTGGTCGAAACATCGCCCTCGATCATCAATGCCGCCCGCTCCGATGGCTTCATTGTCGACCGGGTTTATCCGTTCGAAAGCAATCAGGCCGCGATCGGGTTGGATTATCGCGACATTCCCGATCAGTTCCCAGCGGTCAATGAGGTCTTGCGCAGCGGAGACACCAAGCTTCTGGGGCCCATTGACCTTGTTCAGGGGGGCACCGCCTTCATCCAGCGCTCCCCCTATTACGCCGAGGAGGATCAAAACAACGGCGGCCCTGCAACAGGCATCATATCCCTGATCATTGATCGCGACAGGCTGATCGCCCAAACCATGCAAAACCACGGCCCCGGTCACATGGATATCGCACTGCGCAAGCTCAACGAAAGGGCGCGCCCCGCCGGGCTGCTCTACGGCGACCCGACTGTTTTCAATCTCCACCCGGTCTTGCGCAATCTTCCAACCGATACAGGCACATGGCAAATCGGCCTGCGGCCCAGCACAGGCTGGCCACAAGAACCCGGCGCATCACTCGCGGTCTGGGTGGCAACCGCTTTGGCGTACGGGCTTTTGGGGTTTCTGCTTTTGGCCCTCTGGACGATGTACCGGTCCAAATCCATTACCGAAAATCAGCTCCGCTCGGCCATCAACTCCATCGAAGACGGGTTCGCGCTTTATGACAAGCATGACCGCCTCGTGTTCGCCAATGACAAATATCGCAGCTATTACACCCTGTCAGGCGACGCGATATATCCCGGTAATACATTCGAAAACATTCTCCGCACCGGTCTTGAGGAAGGCCAGTACGACGAGGCGATCGGACGTGAGGAAGAATGGCTTCAGGAACGGCTTGCGGCCCACCGCAACCCCTGTGAGCCCGTCGAACAAAAGCTGGCAGACGGCCGCTGGCTCCAGATCGCGGAAACCCGTTCACCAGAGGGCAACACCGCCGGCTTCCGCGTCGATGTGACCGAACTGAAACTGGCACGCGAAAAAGCCGAAGCCGCAAACCGGGCCAAGACCGATTTCCTCAACATCATCAGTCACGAGTTGCGCACGCCCCTGACTTCCGTCATCGGGTACGCCCGCTTTCTCGAAAACCTGTCGGTTCTGCCCGCCTTCAAGAAGGTCCAGGACAGCATCGCCAAAGGCCATGAGGCCGACGCACAGAAACGCGCACTGACCGAGCTGCACAACGAGATCGCGAATATGTCCAACCGGATCGCATCATCCAGTGATCACTTGCTGGGCCTGATCAACGACATTCTGGACCGGGCGCAATTCGAGGCCGAAACAATCCACCTCTACACCGCCCAATGCAACCTTCGGGACATTGTGAAAAGCGTGACGAAAACGCTTGAACTCAAGGCCGCTGAAAAAGGCCTCACTCTTGAAAGCGATGTCAGCGACGTTATTCTCCTGGCCGATGCCAAACGCCTTCGGCAGGCCCTGATCAACGTGATCGGCAACGCCATCAAGTTCACTGAAACGGGCGGCGTCTATATCTCCTCCGAACAGGATGAAAACCAAATCCGGCTCACCATCCGGGATACGGGCTGCGGCATCGGGGCCAAGGATCACGAGGACATCTTCGATCAATTCGTGCAGGTCGATACATCCGTGACACGCCGCAATTCGGGCGCGGGGCTCGGGCTGGCCATCACCCGCGAAATCATCAACCTGCACGGCGGTGACATCACCGTTGACAGCGAACTGGGGAATGGCAGCACCTTCACAATCACGCTTCCGGTCAGGCTGTGTAAATTGGGGTATGCCGCATGA